In Thermofilum pendens Hrk 5, the sequence CCCTTCTCCGCCTCCGGCCTCTTCGTAGCCCTCTCGCCGCTGGTGCCGTTGAAGAAGGCGTCGTGGGGCGACTGCACGCTCGAGGTCGAGAGGGTGCTCGGGAGGACGTACAGGGTGCTCGCCGGCTGGGACTCCTTCAAGAGGTCTCCGCTACCCGTAGTGGAGCTCGTTAGGCAGGGCGCGCTCGTCGAGGGCAGGGTTTCCTGCAACCGCGACCCGAGGGCGGGGATCCCGGTGAGGCTGGGCGGCTACTGGCTCACGGGCGTGAACGCGGTCGTACCGTTCGGGGAGTACCTGAGGGGTGGTGGGGTTGGGTAGGGCGCAGTTCCAGGCTAAGTTCGCGGCGATACTAGCCTTTGAGGCCAGGGGCCCCCTGCACGTGGGCGGGAGGAGGGAGGGCAACGTGCTCTACGCGCTGAGGCTCCCGGACGGCAGGCTCCTCGTACCAGGCTCGACGTGGAAGGGAGCGTTCAGGAGCATAGCCGAGAAGCTGGCGCCGTCCATCCCCGCGACGGGCCCCGAGAAGCTCGCCCTGGAGCTCGCGGCGGCCGGGGAGAGGGGGAGGGACGCCTACCTCGAGAAGTTGCGCGGCGACTTCGAGGCCGCCCTGAAGGGCGCGGCTACGCGCTTCGACCCCGCGGACGTGAAGCGCGTCGTGGGGGAGCTGGGCCTCGACCGCGAAGCCGGCATCGACGCGCGGGAAGCCCTGGAGCAGTACCTCGAGTACTACTGCCCCGTCGGGAAGCTCTTCGGCAACAGGGTCAGGGCGGGTAGCCTGAAGTTCGCGGACTCCGTCGTCGAGGCGCCCACGTTCAGGAAGCCGGGGGTCGGGATAGACAGGAAGACCGGGACCGTCAAGGAGGGCGTGCTGTACTTCGTGGAAGCCGGGGACCCAGGCGCCCCTGTCAAGCTCTTAATGGTCGGGGAGGTCGACGAGAGGGGGAGCGCGGCGTCCAGGCTACTCGCGTCCACGCTCCTCTACGTCAAGGAGCTGGGGGTCGCGGTCGGGGGCAAGAAGAGCACCGGGATGGGCCTGCTGGAGCTGAGGGACGCCAGGATCCACGTAGTCGAGTACGCCGCCGACAAGGGAGGAGCCATGCTCGCACAGCTACTCAAAACCAAGCCGATGGGCGTCGAGGAGTTCGCGGCATGGCTGGAGGCGCGGTAGTCGCGGCGTTCAGGGGGAGGGCGCCCGGGAGGTGCAGGGAGCTCTCAGAGCCCGTGAACGGCTGGGTGTGGGCCGAGTGCCGGAGCGTCCAAGACCTCTACGCCGGGCTAGCCGAGGAGGCAAGGGCGGGGCGCCAGCCGAGCCCCGTGGCGACCCCCTACGGCGTGCTAGACCCCCTGGACCCCCGCCTCGAGGAGGCCTGCACGTACGGCAGGGTGGGCGGAGCAGTCAAGCTGAAGCCCTCCTCGGGGGTGGCGGACGCGCTGAAAGCACTGCTAGAGGTGGGAGCAACGTACGCCAAGGTCAACGGGTCGATCGTGGAAGCCGAGATACCAGAAACCCCGCTCGAAGAGCTACTCGCCAGGGGCCTCGTACCGCTCTCTTGGCAGAAGCCAGCCCGCGTAGAGCTAGCCAGGGCCCCCTAGCTCGTGCAACCTCTTTTTTCTAGGCCTGCGCGCGTTGAGGATTTATGCTCGTAGCCCGTGGCTAAGAGTGTGGGCTGGACCGCTCTGAGGGCGGCTCTCTCGAGGAGGATCGAGGAGGAGTTCCCGGGGCTCGAGGGCTGGGAGGAGGGCTTGATGCTTGGGGTCTGCGAGAAGGACTTCCTGAACTACGTCTGCGTCGAGAAGGGGTTCGGGGGCCCCGGCGAGGCATACGCGTACGTGGAGGGGCTAGCCGAGGAGAAGCCCGCGGAGTTCGCCTCGATCCTCGGGGACTGGTTCGACCTCTGGGCAGCCAAGTGGAGGCAGAGGGTGTGGGTCGCGCCGCGGGGCGCCCGCGAAGAGGGGCCGAGCGTGCTCGAAGAACTCCCGGCGGCCAGGGAGGCGCGCCGCCTAGCCCTAGCGTTGCTGATAAGGAGGGGTGAGGTCTGCTTCACGGACGCCCTGGCCTCCGCCGCCGTTAGGGGCGCGCTGGCGCGCATAGCGTCGAGGATGGGCGTGGGGGCGGCGAGGAGGGTTGCCGAGTCGGACCCGCAGATGCTCGCGGCGGAGGTGGAGAGGGCCGTGAAGGAGATAGCGTCGCGCAGAGGACCCCTAGTGCTCGTAAAGCCCTGGTAGCCGAGAACCTTAAATACCGGGGAAGGGGAGAGTGAAGTGAGGGGTATGAGGGTCGGCTCTCTCGCCGCCCTACTGGCAGTGGTAGCCGCGGTCGCCGCTATCCTGCTTCTCTACCAGCCCGCGAAGCCCGCGCAACCCGGGAACGCCACGGTCACGCTGAGAGTCTACGGCCCCGACGCGGTACTCGTGAACGGGTCGGCACGCGGCAACTGCACCCTGACAGTCAAAGCCCCGGCGACGCTAACCCTGGACGCCTCCGCTCCGAAAGGCTGGAGGCTCAAAGCCCTCCTCGTGAACGGCTCACCCGCGTTGCCAGGCGCGACGAGGGTATCCGGCAACACGACCATCGAGGCCTTCTTCGAGCGCAGCGAGGCCGCCCTCATCCTGAGGGTCCGCGGGCCCGGAGCGCTCGTAATCAACGGCACCAGCTACGGCAACGCCACCCTAACGCTAAGCGTACCAGCCCTCCTGGCGATCAACGCCTCACCCCAGCCAGGCTGGAAGCTCAAAACCCTGCTGATAAACGGCTCGCGGGCACAGCCAGGCGTAGCAAGAATCGCGGGCGACACAGTGATAGAGGCTTTCTTCGCGTGGAGTGGCCCCGTGGTCACGCTGAGGGTTTACGGCCCCGGCTACCTGCTCGTCAACGGCTCGGGCTACGGCAACGACACGCTGTTGCTCAGGGGCGGGGCACTGCTCTCGATCAACGCGTCCACGCCTAGAAGCTGGAGGCTGAAAGCATTGCTGGTCAACGGCTCCCCCACCTCGCCCGGCGAGGTCAGGGTCTCCGGCAACACGACGATCGAGGCCTTCTTCGAGCAGGTGAAGGTAAAGGTCAAGGTGGTGCCGGGCGAGCACCCCGTAACAATCAACGGTTCCTGGGTGAACTCGACCACTGTGCTGGAGGTCCCGGCTTTCTCTGTCCTCGTGCTGGGCCCTGCGAGCGTGGAGCTCAACGAGACCTGCGAGGCTGTGCACTACTGGAACGCCAGTGTGGCTGGGCGCTGGACGCTCCTACACGGCGACGCCTCGCTCGAAGTCGCGAACGACACGGTACTGGTGGCGGGCTGGAGCCTCAAGTGCCACCCACCACGCTCGACACTCGGAGGAGTACTCTACGCCGGCAGAGAAGTCAAGGCCAGGATGGTGCTCACGGTTACGGAGTTCCAGTCGGGGTCCTGGAGGTACAAGGGCAACGGAGTCTGGGAAATAGAGGCGCCCGGCTTCCTCATAGTACTCCTAGAAACCCCGAAGAACTGGAGCAAAGTAGTAGTGAAGGGCAAGCCGCTCAGGAACGCCGGGAAGATAGAGGTCTGCGTGGTGCTGGAGAACGGCCCCTCGATGTACCGCACGAAGGGCGGCTCCGTGATGCTCGAAGACGTAACATACTTCGAGATCACACTGCCGAGGTGCATAATGCAGGGAACGTGCAGCGCGACGGTAACCACAAACCTAGGGAGCTATGCGGGCGGCACCGCGCACTGGGGCCCGAGGCTGGAGTCGCCCGACGTGCAGCCCGGCTGGCTCGAAATACAGGTCTACCCCGGGACGCACGTAGAGATACAGGTATTCGTCGAGCCCTAAACCCTTTTATGCGGTGACGAGGCCGGCTTTGCTCTGCGCCGGGCTTTGGGCGCGCGGCCTAAGGCGGCGGCGCTGTAGAAGCGGGCGTAGACCCTGGCGAGGTTCGCTGGCTTGCGTTCCCTTAGCCAGAGGTCCGCGTAGAGGCTGGCGAGCCCCAGGAGGTCGGCTGCCGTGGCCTTTCCTTCCACCTTCCTCAGGCCCACC encodes:
- a CDS encoding RAMP superfamily CRISPR-associated protein — its product is MGRAQFQAKFAAILAFEARGPLHVGGRREGNVLYALRLPDGRLLVPGSTWKGAFRSIAEKLAPSIPATGPEKLALELAAAGERGRDAYLEKLRGDFEAALKGAATRFDPADVKRVVGELGLDREAGIDAREALEQYLEYYCPVGKLFGNRVRAGSLKFADSVVEAPTFRKPGVGIDRKTGTVKEGVLYFVEAGDPGAPVKLLMVGEVDERGSAASRLLASTLLYVKELGVAVGGKKSTGMGLLELRDARIHVVEYAADKGGAMLAQLLKTKPMGVEEFAAWLEAR